The nucleotide sequence TGATGGTCGAGATCGGGGTCTCGAGCGCTTCGGCCACGGACGCGAGGATCTCGCTCGAGGCCTCTTTCTGGCCTCGCTCGACCTCGCTCAGATACCCGAGCGCCACGCTGGCCTTGGATGCGACCTGGCGGAGCGTGCGGCCCTTCTGCAGGCGGAAGTCACGAAGGACGTCACCGATTTCTTGACGTACGAGAACCATAGGACCCTCCTCCTGAGGACGACCCACCGTGATCGAAGTACCGCGGTGGATGAGTAACACTAAGAGCAACCGCTGCTTTCACTGTAACCAGCGGCCTGGGAATGCACCTTGTGAACCTGCGAGATGTAACGAGAACGAAACCCGCTCTATTCCCGAGGCCCGTCGAGCATGAACCCGACCGCTGAGAGTGATTCGACGACCGTAGCCCATCGGATTGCGGATCGGTCACCCTCCAGTGCGAGGGGCAGGACTTCCACGTCGTCTCCCCAGGCGATTCCCACGTAGACGGTGCCGACGGGCTGGCCGTCCTGCGGGTCGGGCCCGGCGACACCTGTCGTCGCGAGGCCGATGTCGGCGTTCACGCCGTCGAGAGTGAGACGCTCGCGCACGCCCATCGCCATCGACGCCGCGACGTCGGGGTGCACGGCTCCGTGCTCGGCCAGGAGCGTCTCAGACACCCCGAGGAGGGACGCCTTGAGCTCGGTCTGGTAGGCGACCACGCCGCCGCAGACGACCTTCGAGGCACCCGGCACGTCGACGAGCGACGCCACCACGAGTCCGCCCGTCAGCGACTCGGCGACCGCGATCGTGAGGCCGCGCTCACGCAGCCGGCCGACGAGGTCGTGGGCGAGCGACGACGCGCGCGCGGCGGCGTGCGACCCGGGCGACGACGAAGACGCCGGCGTCACGGCCGGGTGCCGTCGTGCGGCCGCTGCAGCGCCACGCGCATGTAGTCGAGGCCCGACAGCACCGTCGCCACGAAGGCCGCCGACATCACGACGATGTCGACCCAGCTGAACCACCCGCCCAGCCAGGTCGTGAACGGGAACAGCGCGAGGGTCAGAGCCACGCCCTGCAGCAGCGTCTTGATCTTGCCGCCGCGCGACGCCGCGATCACGCGGTCTTTGAGCGCCACGAACCGGTACACGGTGATGCCGACCTCGCGGACCAGGATCACGATCGTCACCCACCAGGGCAGCTCGCCCAGCACGCTCAGCACGATGAACGCACCGCCCGTGAGCACCTTGTCGGCCAGCGGGTCGACGATCTTCCCGAAGTCGGAGACGAGGTTCTGACGCCTGGCGAGGAACCCGTCGAGGCTGTCGGTGAGGATCGCCACGACGAAGATGACCGCGGCCCAGACCCGCAGTGCGCCCATGTGCCCGTCGTCGACCACGAGCATCACGAAGAACAGCGGCGCCATGAGGATGCGCACGACCGTGATGATGTTGGCGATGTTGGCCGTGGAGGCGGGGCCCTCGCCGCGGCTCACGATCCTGCCCGTGAACGGGAAGGTCTTGCCGGCCGGCGCGTGCGAGCCGGCGCCTGTGGGGGTGGTCATGTCTCTAGTCTCGACCCGTGAGGCCCCAGGCGTCCTCCGAGTCGTCTTCGGACTCGTACTCGTCGTAGCCGCGGGTCATCTCCGCCACGGGGTCGTTCGCGTACCGGTCCTCCCCGGCCGACTTCGAGGGCGCAGGAGCAGACGACGGCGCGACGTCGTGAGCGTACCGGCCGTCGTCGACCGTCGGCCGGGCCGGAGCCGCCCCCGTGGGCGCCTCCTGCCCGCGGATCTTCGCGAGCACGCCGGGGAGCTGCTCGACGGTCACGAGGACGTCGCGCGCCTTCGACCCCTCGGACGGCCCGACGATGTCGCGGGACTCCATGAGGTCCATCAGGCGGCC is from Frondihabitans australicus and encodes:
- a CDS encoding helix-turn-helix domain-containing protein — translated: MVLVRQEIGDVLRDFRLQKGRTLRQVASKASVALGYLSEVERGQKEASSEILASVAEALETPISTIMREVGDRMAVLEGLSPVPDTLPDDLVAEFDADLAVR
- a CDS encoding CinA family protein, producing MTPASSSSPGSHAAARASSLAHDLVGRLRERGLTIAVAESLTGGLVVASLVDVPGASKVVCGGVVAYQTELKASLLGVSETLLAEHGAVHPDVAASMAMGVRERLTLDGVNADIGLATTGVAGPDPQDGQPVGTVYVGIAWGDDVEVLPLALEGDRSAIRWATVVESLSAVGFMLDGPRE
- the pgsA gene encoding CDP-diacylglycerol--glycerol-3-phosphate 3-phosphatidyltransferase yields the protein MTTPTGAGSHAPAGKTFPFTGRIVSRGEGPASTANIANIITVVRILMAPLFFVMLVVDDGHMGALRVWAAVIFVVAILTDSLDGFLARRQNLVSDFGKIVDPLADKVLTGGAFIVLSVLGELPWWVTIVILVREVGITVYRFVALKDRVIAASRGGKIKTLLQGVALTLALFPFTTWLGGWFSWVDIVVMSAAFVATVLSGLDYMRVALQRPHDGTRP